The Cucurbita pepo subsp. pepo cultivar mu-cu-16 chromosome LG08, ASM280686v2, whole genome shotgun sequence genome contains a region encoding:
- the LOC111800370 gene encoding protein ALWAYS EARLY 3-like isoform X1 translates to MAPSRKSRSVNKRLSSANEASSSKYLEAPSKGKQKKRKFADLLGPQWSRDEVEQFYEAYRKYGKDWKKVAAAVRNRSTEMVEALFTMNRAYLSLPEGTASVVGLIAMMTDHYSVLMRCQRDSESEQESNEDSGATRKPQKRLRGKSRNNNSKGLDAHFGDASQSQSLPTNYGCLSLLKKRRSGIKPHAVGKRTPRVPVSYSYDKDSRERIFSPSRHTSKLKVDDPNDDDVAHEIALVLTEASQRDGSPQLSQTPNPKIEGHVLSPIRNDRMRSESDMMSTKFRCSEMDEGGCELSLGSTGADNADYDQGKNTREIQRKGKRYYGKKAEVEESMYNHLDDIKEACSGTEEGQKSGSLRGKLETEDFDVKSVRTSFKGPRKRSKKALFGDECSAFDALQTLADLSLMMPDTTADTEPSAKVKEENLDVMDKSKMKGNHSVVGAGISASKTSKTGKASGNNVGPIPEAEGIQGSNNGNRKRKQKSSPFKISSKDEDSNDSRVNDTPKTKATDDGKSSFGKVKRSPHNAGLAKSSKISKPLDHHSSSSTDHKREDGDYALSTTQVPSINPISLPTKMRSRRKMDLLKSQRDSKIADNILIDQLNVTAHSLDDRPHDLKEQHSNCLSWHKLRRWCVFEWLYSAIDFPWFAKCEFVEYLNHVGLGHIPRLTRVEWGVIRSSLGRPRRFSAQFLKEEKQKLNQYRESVRKHYAELRAGTREGLPTDLARPLSVGQRVIAIHPKTREIHDGSVLTVDYSRCRVQFDRPELGVEFVMDIECMPLNPVENMPANLSRHGVTLDKIFGNLNEVKINGLLKEAKIEDYIKSTSNDKLESTDGSVFISPSTHHINKLIKQAKVDLGCSNLQTKFGLNETVGIQQEASSQLSVLAQIQAKEADVHALSELSRALDKKEVVVSELKRLNDEVLENQINGDNLLKDSENFKKQYAAVLLQLNEVNEQVSSALYSLRQRNTYQGTSPLMFLKPVHDLGDPCSHAQEPGSHVAEIVGSSRAKAQTMIDEAMQAILALKKRESNLENIEEAIDFVSNKLSVDDLALPTVKSTSADTSNATPVSQNHFNAGASNPSAANYVVGSKSNSPSDKPEVEIPSELIAHCVATLLMIQKCTERQFPPADVAQVLDSAVNSLQPCCPQNLPLYAEIQKCMGIIRSQILALIPT, encoded by the exons ATGGCCCCGTCACGAAAGTCCAGAAGTGTTAATAAGCGGCTTTCTTCTGCTAATGAGGCCTCCTCAAGCAAATATCTGGAAGCTCCTAGCAAAGGCAAGCAGAAG AAGAGGAAATTTGCTGACTTGTTAGGGCCTCAATGGAGCAGAGATGAGGTTGAGCAGTTCTATGAAGCATATCGTAAATATGGAAAAGATTGGAAGAAG GTAGCTGCTGCAGTAAGGAACCGTTCTACCGAAATGGTCGAGGCTCTTTTCACCATGAATAGG GCCTATTTATCACTTCCAGAGGGCACTGCTTCAGTTGTTGGGTTAATTGCAATGATGACTGATCATTACAGCGTACTG ATGCGTTGTCAGAGAGACAGTGAAAGTGAGCAAGAAAGTAATGAGGATTCAGGAGCAACAAGAAAGCCTCAAAAGCGACTGCGTGGAAAGTCACGAAATAACAACTCAAAGGGATTGGATGCACATTTTGGAGATGCTTCACAATCACAGTCACTTCCAACAAACTATGGCTGCCTGTCATTGTTGAAGAAAAGGCGTTCTG GAATTAAACCTCATGCTGTTGGAAAACGGACTCCGCGCGTCCCTGTATCATATTCATACGATAAAGATAGTAGAGAGAGGATTTTTTCACCTTCCAGGCATACTAGTAAGCTAAAGGTTGATGATccaaatgatgatgatgttgcTCATGAGATAGCTTTAGTTTTAACAGAGGCTTCGCAACGCGATGGTTCTCCTCAACTTTCACAAACACCAAATCCGAAAATAGAAGGTCATGTACTTTCACCTATCCGAAATGACAGGATG CGAAGTGAATCAGACATGATGAGTACGAAGTTTCGATGTAGTGAAATGGATGAAGGTGGTTGTGAATTAAGCTTAGGAAGCACTGGAGCTGATAATGCAGACTATGATCAGGGGAAAAATACTCGTGAGATTCAAAGAAAGGGTAAAAGGTACTACGGAAAGAAGGCAGAAGTTGAAGAAAGTATGTATAACCACTTGGATGACATCAAGGAAGCTTGTAGTGGGACTGAAGAGGGGCAAAAGTCAGGCAGTTTGAGGggaaaacttgaaactgaGGATTTTGATGTAAAATCTGTGAGAACCTCTTTTAAAGGCCCAAGGAAGAGAAGTAAGAAAGCTCTATTTGGAG ATGAATGCTCGGCATTTGATGCACTGCAAACTTTAGCTGATTTGTCTTTGATGATGCCAGACACTACTGCTGACACTG AGCCTTCTGCAAaggttaaagaagaaaatcttGATGTCATGGACAAGTCTAAAATGAAAGGGAATCATTCAGTTGTGGGAGCTGGAATCTCTGCTTCCAAGACATCTAAGACGGGAAAGGCTTCAGGCAACAATGTTGGTCCTATTCCTGAAGCAGAAGGAATTCAAGGATCCAATAATGGAAATCGTAAAAGGAAACAGAAGTCCTCTCCATTTAAA ATTTCATCTAAAGATGAAGATAGCAATGATTCTCGTGTCAATGACACTCCAAAAACCAAG gcTACAGATGATGGAAAGAGTTCTTTTGGTAAAGTTAAACGGTCCCCTCATAATGCTGGACTGGCAAAATCTAGCAAAATATCAAAACCTCTAGATCATCATTCATCTTCTAGTACTGACCATAAAAGAGAAGATGGTGACTATGCTTTATCCACAACACAAGTTCCATCAATTAACCCAATCAGCTTGCCTACCAAAATGAGGAGCAGGCGGAAGATGGACCTGCTGAAGTCGCAAAGAGATTCAAAGATTGCTGATAACATTTTGATTGATCAACTTAATGTAACTGCTCATTCATTAGATGATAGACCACATGATCTCAAG GAGCAGCATTCTAATTGCCTATCTTGGCATAAATTGCGTAGATGGTGTGTTTTTGAGTGGCTCTACAGTGCAATTGATTTCCCATGGTTTGCAAAATGTGAGTTTGTAGAGTACTTAAATCACGTTGGATTAGGTCACATTCCTAGATTGACACGTGTTGAATGGGGTGTTATTCGaag TTCCCTTGGGAGACCGCGGAGATTCTCTGCACAAttcttgaaggaagaaaaacagaagCTAAATCAATATAGGGAATCTGTTAGGAAACACTATGCTGAACTTCGTGCAGGCACAAGGGAAGGACTTCCAACCGATTTAGCTCGGCCATTATCTGTTGGACAGCGTGTTATTGCCATTCATCCAAAAACAAGAGAGATCCACGATGGAAGTGTACTTACTGTTGACTATAGCAGGTGTCGTGTTCAGTTTGACCGACCTGAACTTGGGGTTGAATTTGTCATG GATATCGAGTGTATGCCTTTAAATCCAGTTGAAAACATGCCTGCAAATTTGTCAAGACATGGCGTGACTCTCGATAAGatatttggtaatctcaatgAGGTTAAGATTAATGGCTTACTGAAGGAAGCGAAGATTGAAGACTATATAAAATCAACCAGTAACGATAAACTTGAAAGCACCGATGGTTCTGTGTTTATTTCCCCTTCCACTCATCATatcaacaaattaattaaacaggCAAAG GTCGACCTTGGGTGCTCTAATCTACAAACTAAATTTGGGCTTAATGAGACTGTCGGTATCCAACAGGAGGCAAGTTCCCAACTTTCTGTCCTTGCTCAAATTCAAGCTAAAGAAGCTGATGTTCATGCTCTGTCTGAATTGTCACGTGCACTTGACAAGAAG GAGGTGGTGGTGTCTGAATTGAAGCGCTTGAATGATGAGGTGTTggaaaaccaaataaatggaGACAACTTGCTCAAGGATTCAGAGAACTTTAAGAAGCAATATGCTGCTGTGCTATTACAGTTGAATGAAGTTAATGAACAG GTCTCCTCTGCTCTGTATAGCTTGAGGCAGCGCAATACGTATCAAGGGACTTCACCATTAATGTTCCTCAAGCCAGTGCATGATTTGGGTGACCCTTGCTCTCATGCTCAAGAACCCGGTTCCCATGTGGCTGAAATTGTGGGAAGTTCCAGAGCAAAGGCTCAAACAATGATCGATGAAGCAATGCAG GCAATTCTTGCTctgaaaaaaagagaaagtaaTTTGGAGAACATTGAAGAAGCCATTGATTTTGTGAGTAATAAACTCTCAGTAGATGATTTGGCCTTGCCAACTGTGAAATCAACATCTGCAGA TACTAGTAATGCCACTCCAGTATCTCAGAATCATTTCAATGCGGGTGCATCAAACCCATCAGCTGCTAATTATGTAGTTGGTTCCAAGTCCAATAGCCCATCCGACAAGCCTGAAGTGGAGATCCCTTCAGAACTTATTGCGCACTGTGTAGCCACTTTACTCATGATTCAG AAATGCACAGAACGACAGTTTCCGCCAGCTGATGTTGCTCAGGTACTGGATTCTGCTGTCAATAGTTTGCAGCCATGTTGTCCTCAGAACCTTCCACTATATGCAGAAATACAGAAATGCATGGGAATTATAAGGAGCCAGATACTTGCGCTTATACCTACATAG
- the LOC111800370 gene encoding protein ALWAYS EARLY 3-like isoform X2, giving the protein MAPSRKSRSVNKRLSSANEASSSKYLEAPSKGKQKKRKFADLLGPQWSRDEVEQFYEAYRKYGKDWKKVAAAVRNRSTEMVEALFTMNRAYLSLPEGTASVVGLIAMMTDHYSVLRDSESEQESNEDSGATRKPQKRLRGKSRNNNSKGLDAHFGDASQSQSLPTNYGCLSLLKKRRSGIKPHAVGKRTPRVPVSYSYDKDSRERIFSPSRHTSKLKVDDPNDDDVAHEIALVLTEASQRDGSPQLSQTPNPKIEGHVLSPIRNDRMRSESDMMSTKFRCSEMDEGGCELSLGSTGADNADYDQGKNTREIQRKGKRYYGKKAEVEESMYNHLDDIKEACSGTEEGQKSGSLRGKLETEDFDVKSVRTSFKGPRKRSKKALFGDECSAFDALQTLADLSLMMPDTTADTEPSAKVKEENLDVMDKSKMKGNHSVVGAGISASKTSKTGKASGNNVGPIPEAEGIQGSNNGNRKRKQKSSPFKISSKDEDSNDSRVNDTPKTKATDDGKSSFGKVKRSPHNAGLAKSSKISKPLDHHSSSSTDHKREDGDYALSTTQVPSINPISLPTKMRSRRKMDLLKSQRDSKIADNILIDQLNVTAHSLDDRPHDLKEQHSNCLSWHKLRRWCVFEWLYSAIDFPWFAKCEFVEYLNHVGLGHIPRLTRVEWGVIRSSLGRPRRFSAQFLKEEKQKLNQYRESVRKHYAELRAGTREGLPTDLARPLSVGQRVIAIHPKTREIHDGSVLTVDYSRCRVQFDRPELGVEFVMDIECMPLNPVENMPANLSRHGVTLDKIFGNLNEVKINGLLKEAKIEDYIKSTSNDKLESTDGSVFISPSTHHINKLIKQAKVDLGCSNLQTKFGLNETVGIQQEASSQLSVLAQIQAKEADVHALSELSRALDKKEVVVSELKRLNDEVLENQINGDNLLKDSENFKKQYAAVLLQLNEVNEQVSSALYSLRQRNTYQGTSPLMFLKPVHDLGDPCSHAQEPGSHVAEIVGSSRAKAQTMIDEAMQAILALKKRESNLENIEEAIDFVSNKLSVDDLALPTVKSTSADTSNATPVSQNHFNAGASNPSAANYVVGSKSNSPSDKPEVEIPSELIAHCVATLLMIQKCTERQFPPADVAQVLDSAVNSLQPCCPQNLPLYAEIQKCMGIIRSQILALIPT; this is encoded by the exons ATGGCCCCGTCACGAAAGTCCAGAAGTGTTAATAAGCGGCTTTCTTCTGCTAATGAGGCCTCCTCAAGCAAATATCTGGAAGCTCCTAGCAAAGGCAAGCAGAAG AAGAGGAAATTTGCTGACTTGTTAGGGCCTCAATGGAGCAGAGATGAGGTTGAGCAGTTCTATGAAGCATATCGTAAATATGGAAAAGATTGGAAGAAG GTAGCTGCTGCAGTAAGGAACCGTTCTACCGAAATGGTCGAGGCTCTTTTCACCATGAATAGG GCCTATTTATCACTTCCAGAGGGCACTGCTTCAGTTGTTGGGTTAATTGCAATGATGACTGATCATTACAGCGTACTG AGAGACAGTGAAAGTGAGCAAGAAAGTAATGAGGATTCAGGAGCAACAAGAAAGCCTCAAAAGCGACTGCGTGGAAAGTCACGAAATAACAACTCAAAGGGATTGGATGCACATTTTGGAGATGCTTCACAATCACAGTCACTTCCAACAAACTATGGCTGCCTGTCATTGTTGAAGAAAAGGCGTTCTG GAATTAAACCTCATGCTGTTGGAAAACGGACTCCGCGCGTCCCTGTATCATATTCATACGATAAAGATAGTAGAGAGAGGATTTTTTCACCTTCCAGGCATACTAGTAAGCTAAAGGTTGATGATccaaatgatgatgatgttgcTCATGAGATAGCTTTAGTTTTAACAGAGGCTTCGCAACGCGATGGTTCTCCTCAACTTTCACAAACACCAAATCCGAAAATAGAAGGTCATGTACTTTCACCTATCCGAAATGACAGGATG CGAAGTGAATCAGACATGATGAGTACGAAGTTTCGATGTAGTGAAATGGATGAAGGTGGTTGTGAATTAAGCTTAGGAAGCACTGGAGCTGATAATGCAGACTATGATCAGGGGAAAAATACTCGTGAGATTCAAAGAAAGGGTAAAAGGTACTACGGAAAGAAGGCAGAAGTTGAAGAAAGTATGTATAACCACTTGGATGACATCAAGGAAGCTTGTAGTGGGACTGAAGAGGGGCAAAAGTCAGGCAGTTTGAGGggaaaacttgaaactgaGGATTTTGATGTAAAATCTGTGAGAACCTCTTTTAAAGGCCCAAGGAAGAGAAGTAAGAAAGCTCTATTTGGAG ATGAATGCTCGGCATTTGATGCACTGCAAACTTTAGCTGATTTGTCTTTGATGATGCCAGACACTACTGCTGACACTG AGCCTTCTGCAAaggttaaagaagaaaatcttGATGTCATGGACAAGTCTAAAATGAAAGGGAATCATTCAGTTGTGGGAGCTGGAATCTCTGCTTCCAAGACATCTAAGACGGGAAAGGCTTCAGGCAACAATGTTGGTCCTATTCCTGAAGCAGAAGGAATTCAAGGATCCAATAATGGAAATCGTAAAAGGAAACAGAAGTCCTCTCCATTTAAA ATTTCATCTAAAGATGAAGATAGCAATGATTCTCGTGTCAATGACACTCCAAAAACCAAG gcTACAGATGATGGAAAGAGTTCTTTTGGTAAAGTTAAACGGTCCCCTCATAATGCTGGACTGGCAAAATCTAGCAAAATATCAAAACCTCTAGATCATCATTCATCTTCTAGTACTGACCATAAAAGAGAAGATGGTGACTATGCTTTATCCACAACACAAGTTCCATCAATTAACCCAATCAGCTTGCCTACCAAAATGAGGAGCAGGCGGAAGATGGACCTGCTGAAGTCGCAAAGAGATTCAAAGATTGCTGATAACATTTTGATTGATCAACTTAATGTAACTGCTCATTCATTAGATGATAGACCACATGATCTCAAG GAGCAGCATTCTAATTGCCTATCTTGGCATAAATTGCGTAGATGGTGTGTTTTTGAGTGGCTCTACAGTGCAATTGATTTCCCATGGTTTGCAAAATGTGAGTTTGTAGAGTACTTAAATCACGTTGGATTAGGTCACATTCCTAGATTGACACGTGTTGAATGGGGTGTTATTCGaag TTCCCTTGGGAGACCGCGGAGATTCTCTGCACAAttcttgaaggaagaaaaacagaagCTAAATCAATATAGGGAATCTGTTAGGAAACACTATGCTGAACTTCGTGCAGGCACAAGGGAAGGACTTCCAACCGATTTAGCTCGGCCATTATCTGTTGGACAGCGTGTTATTGCCATTCATCCAAAAACAAGAGAGATCCACGATGGAAGTGTACTTACTGTTGACTATAGCAGGTGTCGTGTTCAGTTTGACCGACCTGAACTTGGGGTTGAATTTGTCATG GATATCGAGTGTATGCCTTTAAATCCAGTTGAAAACATGCCTGCAAATTTGTCAAGACATGGCGTGACTCTCGATAAGatatttggtaatctcaatgAGGTTAAGATTAATGGCTTACTGAAGGAAGCGAAGATTGAAGACTATATAAAATCAACCAGTAACGATAAACTTGAAAGCACCGATGGTTCTGTGTTTATTTCCCCTTCCACTCATCATatcaacaaattaattaaacaggCAAAG GTCGACCTTGGGTGCTCTAATCTACAAACTAAATTTGGGCTTAATGAGACTGTCGGTATCCAACAGGAGGCAAGTTCCCAACTTTCTGTCCTTGCTCAAATTCAAGCTAAAGAAGCTGATGTTCATGCTCTGTCTGAATTGTCACGTGCACTTGACAAGAAG GAGGTGGTGGTGTCTGAATTGAAGCGCTTGAATGATGAGGTGTTggaaaaccaaataaatggaGACAACTTGCTCAAGGATTCAGAGAACTTTAAGAAGCAATATGCTGCTGTGCTATTACAGTTGAATGAAGTTAATGAACAG GTCTCCTCTGCTCTGTATAGCTTGAGGCAGCGCAATACGTATCAAGGGACTTCACCATTAATGTTCCTCAAGCCAGTGCATGATTTGGGTGACCCTTGCTCTCATGCTCAAGAACCCGGTTCCCATGTGGCTGAAATTGTGGGAAGTTCCAGAGCAAAGGCTCAAACAATGATCGATGAAGCAATGCAG GCAATTCTTGCTctgaaaaaaagagaaagtaaTTTGGAGAACATTGAAGAAGCCATTGATTTTGTGAGTAATAAACTCTCAGTAGATGATTTGGCCTTGCCAACTGTGAAATCAACATCTGCAGA TACTAGTAATGCCACTCCAGTATCTCAGAATCATTTCAATGCGGGTGCATCAAACCCATCAGCTGCTAATTATGTAGTTGGTTCCAAGTCCAATAGCCCATCCGACAAGCCTGAAGTGGAGATCCCTTCAGAACTTATTGCGCACTGTGTAGCCACTTTACTCATGATTCAG AAATGCACAGAACGACAGTTTCCGCCAGCTGATGTTGCTCAGGTACTGGATTCTGCTGTCAATAGTTTGCAGCCATGTTGTCCTCAGAACCTTCCACTATATGCAGAAATACAGAAATGCATGGGAATTATAAGGAGCCAGATACTTGCGCTTATACCTACATAG
- the LOC111799822 gene encoding transcription termination factor MTERF5, chloroplastic-like — MYHLLRRIILVRTPLSVGSFSGSPLKCLRFLLTSSEIVSSPKSASLASNFVDFESNEKPVILLFKNHGFSKSQISELIKKFPQVISTNPEKTLLPKLLFLQSKGLSSPEVAKLVCGFPAILKRSLNRQIIPSFNYIHDLLQTEEKTIAAIKRCGGLLTWDLHNSARPNVEILRQIGVPDSNIASILRSQPRVFLISSIRFKEIVEEVKEMGFNPLRLKFVVAVFALRAMSKSTWKKKVEVYRKWGWPEEEILFAFRRHPCCMMASEDKINGVVDFFVNQIGCESSYIARIPSLISHSLKKRLVPRGSVYQVLLSNGLIKKHVNLPLLFVSTEKRFLDKFIEPHKKRIPELFKLYTEKLEVSSK; from the exons ATGTACCATTTGCTTCGCAGAATCATTCTAGTTAGAACTCCATTATCAGTCGGATCGTTTTCCGGATCTCCGTTGAA ATGTCTTAGATTCTTATTGACTTCTTCCGAGATTGTATCGTCTCCGAAATCTGCGTCGTTGGCTtctaattttgttgattttgagaGCAATGAGAAGCCTGTGATTCTGTTATTTAAGAATCACGGATTCTCAAAATCACAAATCTCTGAGCTTATCAAGAAATTCCCTCAAGTTATATCAACAAACCCCGAAAAAACCCTATTGCCCAAATTGTTGTTCCTCCAATCTAAAGGCCTTTCTTCTCCTGAGGTTGCTAAATTAGTTTGTGGATTTCCTGCTATTCTAAAGCGAAGTTTAAACAGACAAATCATTCCATcctttaattatattcatgATTTGCTTCAAACTGAGGAGAAGACTATTGCAGCCATAAAACGGTGTGGGGGTCTTCTCACTTGGGATCTTCACAATTCTGCTCGTCCCaatgttgaaattttgagaCAAATTGGAGTGCCTGATTCAAACATTGCAAGCATTCTTAGATCCCAGCCTCGAGTGTTTTTGATAAGTTCCATTCGATTTAAGGAGATTGTGGAGGAAGTTAAGGAAATGGGATTCAATCCTCTGCGATTGAAGTTTGTTGTTGCTGTTTTTGCTCTGCGAGCAATGAGCAAATCTACATGGAAAAAGAAGGTTGAAGTTTATAGGAAATGGGGATGGCCGGAAGAAGAGATCCTTTTTGCTTTTAGAAGGCACCCATGCTGTATGATGGCTTCTGAGGATAAGATTAACGGTGTAGTGGATTTTTTTGTCAACCAAATTGGATGTGAATCTTCTTACATTGCCAGAATACcttctttaatttctcataGTTTAAAGAAGAGGCTTGTTCCTAGAGGTTCTGTTTATCAAGTTTTGTTGTCAAATGGTTTGATTAAGAAACATGTGAATCTTCCTTTGTTGTTTGTGTCCACAGAAAAACGCTTCTTAGACAAATTCATCGAGCCTCATAAGAAGCGCATTCCTGAATTGTTCAAGTTGTATACAGAGAAATTAGAGGTTTCTTCAAAATAG